The proteins below come from a single Plasmodium sp. gorilla clade G2 genome assembly, chromosome: 13 genomic window:
- a CDS encoding transcriptional regulatory protein sir2a, which yields MGNLMISFLKKDTQSITLEELAKIIKKCKHVVALTGSGTSAESNIPSFRGSSNSIWSKYDPRIYGTIWGFWKYPEKIWEVIRDISSDYEIEINNGHAALSTLESLGYLKSVVTQNVDGLHEASGNTKVISLHGNVFEAVCCTCNKIVKLNKIMLQKTSHFMHQLPPECPCGGIFKPNIVLFGEVVSSDLLKEAEEEITKCDLLLVIGTSSTVSTATNLCHFACKKKKKIVEINISKTYITNKMSDYHVCAKFSELIKVANILKGVK from the coding sequence atgggTAATTTAATGATTTCCTTTTTGAAAAAAGACACACAAAGTATTACTTTGGAGGAGCTAgccaaaataataaaaaagtgcAAACACGTCGTTGCCTTAACAGGGTCAGGTACATCAGCAGAAAGTAACATCCCAAGTTTCCGAGGGTCATCGAATTCGATATGGAGTAAGTATGACCCAAGAATATATGGAACTATATGGGGTTTCTGGAAGTATCCTGAGAAGATATGGGAAGTAATACGAGATATATCATCTGACTATGAAATAGAAATAAACAATGGTCATGCAGCATTATCAACTTTAGAAAGTTTGGGTTATTTAAAATCAGTAGTAACACAGAATGTCGATGGATTACATGAAGCAAGTGGGAATACAAAGGTTATATCATTACATGGGAATGTATTTGAAGCAGTATGTTGTACATGTAATAAAAtagtaaaattaaataaaataatgttaCAGAAAACATCTCATTTTATGCATCAGTTACCACCTGAATGTCCTTGTGGAGGAATATTTAAACCGAACATTGTATTATTTGGAGAGGTTGTTTCATCAGATCTTTTAAAAGAAGCAGAGGAAGAAATAACAAAATGTGATTTACTTTTAGTAATTGGCACATCATCAACAGTATCAACAGCTACTAATTTGTGTCATTTCGCttgtaagaaaaaaaaaaaaattgtggaaattaatatatccaaaacatatataacaaaCAAAATGTCTGATTATCATGTGTGTGCAAAATTTAGTGAATTAATTAAAGTggcaaatatattaaaagggGTCAagtga